From a region of the Pelomicrobium methylotrophicum genome:
- the ribA gene encoding GTP cyclohydrolase II, with the protein MTNVITLVPAEGRGLQVEYVESSDLPTPWATFRLHGFVDRTGGREHLALTLGSVADGEPVLARVHSECLTGDALFSRRCDCGAQLEAAMKRVAAEGRGVIVYLRQEGRGIGLMNKIRAYRLQDEGMDTVEANQHLGFGDDERRYDAVKPIFEHLGVGAVHLMTNNPRKVEALEALGIQVVTRQPLVAGANPHNHRYLRAKARRLGHWIPI; encoded by the coding sequence ATGACGAACGTGATAACCCTTGTCCCGGCTGAAGGGCGCGGGCTCCAGGTCGAATACGTCGAGTCAAGCGATCTGCCCACCCCCTGGGCCACCTTCCGCTTACACGGCTTCGTCGACCGGACGGGCGGCCGGGAGCATCTGGCGCTCACCCTGGGAAGCGTGGCGGACGGAGAGCCGGTGCTCGCGCGGGTCCATTCGGAGTGCCTGACCGGCGATGCCCTTTTCAGCCGCCGCTGCGACTGCGGCGCCCAGCTCGAGGCGGCAATGAAGCGCGTCGCCGCGGAAGGCCGCGGCGTGATCGTGTACCTGCGGCAGGAGGGACGCGGCATCGGGCTGATGAACAAGATCCGCGCCTACCGCCTCCAAGACGAGGGCATGGATACGGTGGAAGCGAACCAGCACCTGGGTTTCGGCGACGACGAGCGCCGCTACGACGCGGTCAAGCCCATCTTCGAGCACCTGGGCGTGGGCGCGGTGCACCTCATGACCAACAACCCGCGCAAGGTGGAAGCGCTGGAAGCCCTCGGCATCCAGGTCGTCACGCGCCAGCCCTTGGTTGCCGGCGCCAATCCCCATAACCATCGTTACCTGCGCGCCAAGGCGCGGCGGCTCGGGCACTGGATTCCAATTTAG
- a CDS encoding Hsp20/alpha crystallin family protein codes for MAEASRKDVSVTRGRQASRAPVRVIRPFEDIDRLFDELMGREWLRPLRWERSLPGELAFEGRMPRVDVIDRDEEVVVRAEVPGVKKEDLEITIDGDLITLKGEVKREEEEEKGDYYRAELSYGAFSRTVPLPAEVDESKAKASLADGVLEVTLPKREKSRKRTIKVN; via the coding sequence ATGGCTGAGGCAAGCAGGAAAGACGTTTCCGTGACCCGAGGCCGGCAGGCTTCGAGGGCACCGGTCAGGGTGATCAGGCCGTTCGAGGACATTGACCGTCTGTTCGACGAGCTCATGGGACGTGAGTGGCTTCGCCCGCTGCGCTGGGAGCGCTCGCTTCCCGGGGAGCTCGCTTTCGAGGGGCGTATGCCACGGGTGGACGTGATCGACCGGGACGAGGAGGTGGTGGTCAGGGCCGAGGTGCCGGGGGTGAAGAAAGAGGATCTCGAGATCACCATCGACGGCGACCTCATCACCCTCAAGGGCGAGGTGAAGCGGGAAGAAGAGGAGGAAAAAGGCGACTACTACCGTGCCGAGCTGTCGTACGGCGCCTTCTCCCGCACCGTGCCGCTGCCGGCCGAGGTGGACGAGTCCAAGGCCAAGGCGTCGCTCGCCGACGGCGTCCTGGAGGTCACGCTGCCCAAGCGGGAGAAATCCAGAAAGCGCACCATCAAGGTGAACTGA
- a CDS encoding cold-shock protein, translating into MATGIVKWFNDAKGFGFITPDGGGEDLFAHFSAIQGQGFKTLKEGQRVSFEVTRGPKGLQASNIQPA; encoded by the coding sequence ATGGCAACTGGTATCGTCAAGTGGTTCAACGACGCTAAAGGCTTCGGCTTCATCACCCCCGATGGCGGTGGGGAAGATCTTTTTGCCCATTTTTCCGCCATTCAGGGGCAGGGCTTCAAAACGCTGAAGGAAGGCCAGCGGGTGAGCTTCGAGGTAACGCGCGGGCCCAAGGGATTACAGGCGTCGAACATTCAGCCCGCCTGA
- a CDS encoding thioesterase family protein: protein MSLTLDLKPGMVGSQGLVVGPEHTAPHVGSGKIAVLATPVMVNLMEAAALAAVEAHLPAGYQSLGTRLEVSHVAATPIGMRVRAEAELTKVEGRRLTFRVRAEDERELIGEGIHERVVVNVARFDQRVQAKGSPGGVKRET, encoded by the coding sequence ATGAGCCTGACCCTGGATCTCAAACCGGGCATGGTGGGAAGCCAAGGGCTGGTGGTGGGCCCTGAGCACACCGCACCCCACGTGGGCAGCGGCAAGATCGCCGTGTTGGCCACTCCCGTCATGGTGAACCTGATGGAAGCGGCAGCGCTGGCGGCGGTGGAGGCGCACCTGCCGGCGGGCTACCAGAGCCTGGGCACCCGCCTGGAAGTGTCCCACGTGGCCGCGACCCCGATAGGCATGCGGGTGCGCGCCGAAGCCGAACTCACGAAGGTGGAGGGGCGGCGGTTGACTTTTCGCGTGCGCGCCGAGGACGAGCGGGAGCTCATCGGCGAGGGCATCCACGAGCGCGTGGTCGTCAACGTGGCCCGCTTCGACCAGCGGGTGCAGGCGAAGGGAAGCCCAGGCGGCGTGAAGCGTGAAACGTGA
- a CDS encoding alpha/beta fold hydrolase — protein sequence MNSTLKTVTTPALEMAFEEGGVRDATTFVLVHGWPDDARTWRAVAARLVGEGYRVLCPYLRGFGPTRFRDSVMRSGQISALGQDVVDFVEALDLRDLVLVGHDWGARAAYVAAVLIPDRLRAMVALSVGYGTNTPDQTLSFDQARQYWYHWYFALERGRQALERDRRDFARRLWRLWSPSWRFTEEEFEATAASFDNPDWVQVTIHSYRHRWGHAPGDPRYDALEQRLATPEKVEVPTLVLHGAEDGATLPETSEGKASFFTNGYRREVLAGVGHFPQRERPQAVVAACLEAARGLRTRL from the coding sequence GTGAACAGCACGCTTAAGACGGTGACCACGCCAGCGTTGGAAATGGCCTTCGAGGAGGGCGGCGTGCGGGACGCCACCACTTTTGTGCTGGTCCACGGGTGGCCCGACGATGCCCGCACCTGGCGGGCCGTGGCCGCGCGGCTGGTGGGCGAGGGCTACCGGGTCCTGTGCCCGTATCTGAGGGGGTTCGGTCCCACCCGCTTCCGCGACTCGGTCATGCGCAGCGGCCAGATTTCGGCGCTCGGCCAGGATGTGGTGGATTTCGTCGAAGCCCTGGATCTGCGCGACTTGGTGCTGGTGGGGCACGATTGGGGCGCCCGGGCCGCCTACGTGGCCGCGGTGTTGATCCCCGATCGCCTCCGCGCCATGGTCGCGCTGTCGGTGGGCTACGGCACCAATACGCCGGACCAGACCCTCTCCTTCGATCAGGCGCGCCAGTACTGGTACCACTGGTACTTCGCCCTGGAGCGGGGACGCCAAGCCCTCGAGCGCGACCGCCGGGATTTCGCTCGCCGCCTGTGGCGCCTATGGTCGCCTTCGTGGCGATTCACCGAAGAGGAATTCGAAGCGACGGCGGCCTCCTTCGACAACCCGGACTGGGTCCAGGTCACGATCCATTCCTACCGCCACCGCTGGGGTCACGCGCCCGGCGACCCCCGGTACGACGCGCTCGAGCAGCGGCTCGCGACGCCAGAGAAGGTGGAAGTGCCCACCCTCGTGCTCCACGGTGCCGAGGACGGGGCGACGCTGCCCGAGACTTCGGAGGGCAAGGCGTCGTTCTTTACGAACGGTTATCGCCGGGAGGTGCTGGCCGGTGTCGGCCACTTCCCGCAGCGCGAGCGCCCGCAAGCCGTGGTCGCCGCCTGCCTCGAGGCGGCGCGCGGCCTCCGAACGCGCCTATAA
- a CDS encoding HD-GYP domain-containing protein produces the protein MDVIKRKVAVEELQYGMFVCELDRPWLETPFLFQGFLLETDEQLETLKRYCKYVYVDVMRSNASAAVPRCQDSAELSLSLGPDTAPLTRGPVELSRTWVSERNSRPHRAERRFVYSPLTRLNHPRLGTVTYSDVATVEEEVPAAREHTAGLERLVDEIHVQILAEPAFDVQRVHSAISEMVESIARNPDALLLLNRLKLKDAKAFRQSIYVATLLMAFGRHLGLPKEDLVVLGEGGLFFDIGKVKLPPRVLDTQRLLTPEELKVFKSHVAIGEQLLGGVRDFPSAALAMVSQHHERENGSGYPRGLVGNQISLFGKMAAIVDCYQSLCQGYMGSAPMAPHSALQMLHELAGSAFHPGLVEQFIHCIGVYPVGTLVELQTGEVAIVFAQQRGKSRQPRVLVVLDPHKVPYAKPFVLDLAEGPTTAAGEPYRIVKGLEDGMYGIDARQYF, from the coding sequence ATGGATGTCATAAAACGCAAGGTGGCAGTGGAGGAACTGCAGTACGGGATGTTCGTGTGCGAGCTCGACCGTCCCTGGCTCGAGACGCCATTTTTGTTCCAAGGATTTCTTCTGGAGACGGACGAACAGCTCGAGACGCTCAAGCGCTATTGCAAGTACGTCTACGTGGACGTCATGAGGTCGAACGCCTCGGCCGCCGTGCCCCGCTGCCAGGACAGCGCGGAACTTTCGCTCTCCCTCGGGCCCGACACCGCCCCGCTCACCCGGGGGCCGGTGGAGCTTTCGAGGACCTGGGTGTCCGAGCGCAATTCCCGACCCCACCGCGCTGAGCGCCGCTTCGTCTATTCTCCGCTCACCCGTCTCAACCACCCCCGCCTGGGCACGGTGACCTATTCGGACGTAGCCACCGTCGAGGAGGAGGTTCCCGCAGCGCGCGAGCACACGGCGGGCCTGGAGCGGCTGGTGGATGAGATCCACGTGCAGATCCTCGCTGAGCCCGCGTTTGACGTCCAGCGGGTGCACTCGGCCATCAGCGAGATGGTGGAAAGCATCGCCAGGAATCCCGACGCCCTGCTGCTGTTGAACCGGCTCAAGCTCAAAGACGCCAAGGCGTTCCGGCAGTCCATCTACGTCGCCACTCTCCTCATGGCCTTCGGCCGACACCTGGGGCTGCCGAAGGAAGACCTTGTCGTGCTGGGGGAAGGAGGACTGTTCTTCGATATCGGCAAAGTGAAGCTTCCGCCACGGGTGCTGGACACGCAGCGGCTCCTCACCCCTGAAGAGCTCAAGGTGTTCAAGAGCCACGTGGCGATCGGAGAACAGCTCCTGGGGGGCGTGCGGGATTTCCCCTCCGCGGCGCTCGCCATGGTATCGCAGCACCACGAGCGGGAAAACGGCAGCGGCTATCCGCGGGGCTTGGTGGGAAACCAGATCTCCCTTTTCGGCAAGATGGCCGCTATCGTCGACTGCTACCAGAGCCTGTGCCAAGGCTACATGGGGAGCGCGCCCATGGCGCCCCACAGCGCGCTACAAATGCTGCACGAGCTCGCGGGCAGTGCCTTCCATCCCGGCCTGGTGGAGCAGTTCATCCACTGCATCGGGGTCTATCCGGTGGGCACCCTGGTGGAGCTTCAGACGGGCGAAGTCGCCATCGTGTTCGCCCAGCAGCGGGGAAAAAGCAGGCAGCCGCGGGTGTTGGTGGTGCTGGACCCGCACAAGGTTCCTTATGCAAAACCCTTCGTCCTGGACCTGGCGGAGGGTCCCACCACTGCTGCCGGGGAACCCTACCGCATCGTGAAGGGCCTGGAGGACGGAATGTACGGCATCGACGCCCGCCAGTACTTTTAA
- a CDS encoding alkaline phytoceramidase yields the protein MSTSPPLLVQLGTGSRPLSDAACYAVVLALGLLIVGVALFVPAYPQPQRYHLFADGRALFGIPNFGNVASNAAFLAVGVWGLGFLFSARGRTAFLGSRGRGPYAVFFAGAVLTALGSSLYHWAPSDATLTWDRVGMAVAFSALVPAVLADRTDSKAIGPALLIALLLGVGSVVYWRATAALGVENVLPYLVLQAAALATVLGLNALPSRYTRRKDLYGAFLWYAAALAAENLDRQIYALGEVVSGHSLKHLLAAAAMGWILRMLMKRRPTARDDAAGGQPDGAARFLLRRIG from the coding sequence GTGTCCACTTCCCCGCCGCTGCTCGTCCAACTCGGCACCGGCTCGCGGCCGCTTTCCGACGCTGCGTGCTATGCCGTGGTGTTGGCCCTTGGGTTGCTGATCGTGGGTGTGGCACTCTTCGTGCCTGCGTATCCGCAACCCCAGCGCTACCACCTGTTCGCAGACGGGCGCGCGCTGTTCGGCATCCCTAACTTCGGCAACGTGGCCTCCAACGCCGCTTTTCTGGCCGTCGGCGTATGGGGGCTTGGCTTCCTGTTCAGCGCCCGTGGCCGGACGGCGTTCCTCGGGTCCCGGGGACGCGGGCCGTACGCGGTGTTCTTCGCCGGAGCGGTGCTAACGGCGTTAGGCTCCAGCCTCTACCATTGGGCACCGAGCGATGCGACGCTCACGTGGGACCGCGTCGGCATGGCGGTGGCATTCTCAGCGCTGGTGCCGGCCGTGCTCGCCGATCGCACGGATTCGAAAGCCATCGGCCCGGCGCTGCTCATCGCGCTGCTGCTGGGCGTGGGAAGCGTCGTCTACTGGCGCGCGACGGCGGCTCTGGGGGTCGAGAACGTGCTTCCCTACCTGGTGCTCCAGGCGGCGGCCCTCGCCACGGTGCTGGGCTTGAACGCCCTTCCATCGCGCTATACCCGGCGCAAGGATCTGTATGGGGCATTCCTGTGGTACGCGGCGGCGCTGGCGGCGGAAAACCTGGACCGGCAGATCTATGCCTTGGGAGAGGTGGTGAGCGGCCATTCGCTCAAGCACCTGCTGGCGGCCGCGGCGATGGGGTGGATACTGAGGATGCTGATGAAGCGCCGGCCAACGGCGCGCGACGACGCGGCCGGGGGACAGCCTGACGGCGCCGCGAGATTTCTGCTTCGGAGAATCGGGTGA
- a CDS encoding Hsp20/alpha crystallin family protein, whose protein sequence is MTIRDTRDWMWAEACELLERADRLQRRFFQLGCGLARRPTWEPPVDIVEDGPFVTILVALPGVPSEAVEVIIDGPTLIVVGHRPLPVDSRRAVIHRLEIPYGRFERRIELAAGRLELKRQELRDGCLAILLRKLP, encoded by the coding sequence ATGACGATACGCGATACGCGAGACTGGATGTGGGCCGAAGCGTGCGAATTGTTGGAGCGGGCAGACCGGCTGCAGCGCCGGTTCTTCCAGCTGGGATGCGGCCTGGCCCGACGCCCCACGTGGGAGCCGCCGGTGGACATCGTGGAGGACGGCCCTTTCGTGACCATCCTGGTGGCGCTGCCGGGGGTGCCTTCCGAGGCGGTGGAGGTCATCATCGACGGGCCGACGCTGATCGTGGTCGGCCATCGACCCTTGCCGGTGGATTCCCGTCGTGCGGTGATTCACCGTCTGGAGATTCCCTATGGCCGCTTCGAGCGTCGCATCGAGCTGGCCGCCGGGCGCTTGGAGCTCAAGCGGCAGGAGCTTCGCGACGGATGCCTGGCGATCTTGCTGCGAAAACTGCCGTGA
- the lon gene encoding endopeptidase La, with protein MGEPSHPLRPLPEDAIIVIPVRNVVLFPGVILPVSMRREKSVAGAQEAARSERPIGLLLQRDPANDTPGPEDLYWVGTVANVLRYVTTPDGTHHIVAQGESRFRVLQFLEGWPFMVARVQRIQEVEPQTTEIEARVLQLKERAKEILELLPQAPAELANTLESISSASALADLLAGFMDLKPEEKQELLETFDLKARLDRMIQLMAHRIEVLKLSKEISQQTKQAMDERHREVLLREQLRAIQKELGEGDEHAAEIEELAKAIEEAKMPEEVAAHAKKELKRLERMSEGSGEYPMIRTYLDWLIELPWSKETEDRIDIAEARQILDEDHYGLQKVKRRILEYLAVRKLNPSGKSPILCFVGPPGVGKTSLGQSIARATNRKFARISLGGVHDEAEIRGHRRTYIGALPGNIIQAIRKAGTRNPVLMLDEVDKLGAGGFHGDPASALLEVLDPEQNATFRDNYLGVPFDLSQVLFICTANVLDTIPGPLRDRMEVIQIPGYTEEEKLQIALRYLVKRQLEANGLKPEQCEIAEAAIRTIITDYTREAGVRNLEREIGAVFRNVAMRIAEGAIERARIGVDDLSAILGPRKFENEVAMRVSVPGVATGLAWTPVGGDILFIEASKVAGTGKLILTGQLGDVMKESAQTALSLAKARVPCLAPESLEKQDIHIHVPAGATPKDGPSAGIAIFTALVSLLCDKPVRNDVAMTGEISLRGLVLPVGGIKEKVLAALRAGITTVLLPARNKRDLEEIPEDARSRLTFVWLETVDDAVRAAIGEDVIPGSRKEAVAGG; from the coding sequence ATGGGCGAGCCTTCGCATCCCCTCAGGCCGCTGCCCGAGGACGCGATCATCGTCATCCCGGTGCGCAACGTGGTGCTGTTCCCGGGCGTGATCCTGCCGGTGTCCATGCGCAGGGAGAAATCCGTGGCGGGCGCCCAGGAAGCGGCCCGCTCCGAGCGGCCGATCGGGCTGCTCCTGCAGCGGGATCCGGCGAACGACACGCCGGGGCCAGAAGACTTGTACTGGGTGGGGACGGTGGCCAACGTGCTGCGCTACGTCACCACGCCGGACGGCACCCATCACATCGTGGCGCAGGGCGAAAGCCGCTTCCGGGTGCTCCAGTTCCTGGAAGGATGGCCGTTCATGGTGGCCCGCGTCCAACGTATCCAGGAGGTGGAACCCCAGACCACGGAGATCGAAGCGCGGGTGCTCCAGCTCAAGGAGCGCGCGAAAGAGATCTTGGAGCTGCTGCCCCAGGCGCCCGCCGAGCTCGCCAATACCTTGGAGAGCATCAGCTCCGCGAGCGCGCTGGCCGACCTGCTGGCGGGGTTCATGGACCTCAAGCCCGAAGAGAAGCAGGAGCTGCTGGAGACTTTCGACCTCAAGGCTCGCCTCGACCGGATGATCCAGCTGATGGCCCACCGGATCGAGGTGTTGAAGCTGTCCAAGGAAATCAGCCAGCAAACCAAGCAGGCGATGGACGAGCGCCACCGCGAGGTGCTGCTGCGCGAACAGTTGCGCGCGATCCAGAAAGAGCTGGGCGAGGGCGACGAGCACGCGGCCGAGATCGAGGAGCTCGCCAAGGCGATCGAGGAGGCCAAGATGCCCGAGGAGGTGGCCGCCCATGCGAAGAAGGAGTTGAAGCGCCTGGAGCGCATGAGCGAGGGCTCGGGCGAGTACCCGATGATCCGCACCTACCTCGACTGGCTGATCGAGCTGCCGTGGTCCAAGGAGACCGAGGACCGCATCGACATCGCGGAAGCGCGCCAGATCCTGGACGAGGATCACTACGGTCTGCAAAAGGTCAAGCGGCGCATCCTCGAGTACTTGGCAGTGCGCAAGCTCAACCCGAGCGGCAAGAGCCCCATCCTGTGCTTCGTCGGCCCCCCGGGCGTGGGCAAGACCTCGCTCGGCCAGTCCATCGCCCGTGCCACCAACCGCAAGTTCGCGCGCATCTCCCTGGGCGGCGTGCACGACGAGGCGGAGATTCGCGGCCACCGGCGCACCTACATTGGGGCGCTGCCGGGCAACATCATCCAGGCGATCCGCAAGGCTGGCACCCGAAACCCGGTGCTGATGCTGGACGAAGTGGACAAGTTGGGCGCCGGAGGCTTCCACGGTGACCCGGCCTCGGCGCTGCTGGAGGTGCTCGATCCGGAACAGAACGCCACTTTCCGGGACAACTACCTCGGCGTGCCGTTCGACTTGTCGCAGGTGCTCTTTATCTGCACGGCCAACGTGCTGGACACGATTCCGGGACCGCTACGGGATCGCATGGAAGTCATTCAGATCCCCGGCTATACGGAAGAAGAGAAACTGCAAATTGCGCTCCGCTACCTGGTCAAGCGCCAGCTCGAAGCGAACGGCCTGAAGCCCGAGCAGTGCGAGATCGCCGAAGCGGCGATCCGCACCATCATCACCGACTATACCCGGGAGGCGGGGGTGCGCAACCTGGAACGGGAAATCGGGGCCGTATTCCGCAATGTGGCCATGCGAATCGCGGAGGGGGCGATCGAGCGGGCGCGTATCGGCGTCGATGACCTGTCCGCTATCCTCGGGCCTCGCAAGTTCGAGAACGAGGTGGCGATGCGGGTCTCGGTTCCCGGGGTGGCGACCGGTCTCGCCTGGACGCCGGTGGGCGGCGACATCCTGTTTATCGAGGCGTCCAAAGTGGCGGGCACCGGCAAGCTCATCTTGACCGGCCAGCTCGGCGACGTGATGAAGGAGAGCGCCCAGACGGCGCTGTCGCTGGCCAAGGCGCGGGTGCCGTGCCTCGCGCCCGAGAGCCTGGAGAAGCAGGATATTCATATCCACGTGCCCGCGGGCGCGACGCCCAAGGACGGGCCATCGGCGGGCATTGCCATCTTTACGGCGTTGGTATCGCTGCTGTGCGACAAGCCGGTGAGGAACGACGTGGCCATGACGGGGGAGATCTCCCTGCGCGGGCTGGTGCTGCCGGTGGGGGGCATCAAGGAAAAAGTGCTCGCGGCGCTTCGCGCCGGCATCACCACGGTGCTGCTTCCTGCCCGCAACAAGCGCGACCTGGAGGAGATTCCCGAGGACGCCCGCAGCCGACTCACCTTCGTGTGGCTCGAGACGGTGGACGACGCCGTCCGCGCGGCCATCGGCGAAGACGTGATCCCGGGCAGCCGCAAGGAGGCGGTGGCGGGCGGCTGA
- the pepN gene encoding aminopeptidase N, producing MRDPTPKTVYLKDYTPPPFIVEAIDLDIDLRDDHARVRSRLAIRRNPNMRPSTGPLVLDGDELALESVKLNGRPLAQDEYRLDAQRLIIPQTPDALALETVVRIHPHQNTQLMGLYASKDGFFTQCEPEGFRRITFFIDRPDVMARYTTTIHADKARYPYLLSNGNLIAQGDEGSGRHWARWEDPFPKPSYLFAMVAAKLDRLEDTFITRSGKRARLQIYVEPGKLDQAGFAMQALKKAMKWDEDVFGLELDLDQYMIVAVGDFNMGAMENKGLNIFNTKYVLARPDIATDLDFQHIDRVVAHEYFHNWTGNRVTCRDWFQLSLKEGLTVFREQEFGADMYSRPVQRICEVRHLRATQFPEDAGPMAHPVRPQSYMEISNFYTATVYEKGAEVVRMIHTLIGKENFRKGMDLYFRRHDGQAVTCDDFVQAMQDASGVDLTQFKRWYDQAGTPVLDVSDHYDPTTQRYTLTVKQSCPPTPGQPEKLPFHIPLALGLLDRDGQDIPLWLEGDDAAHPPAGDGAPGSTTRVLSVTQPEQTFTFLRVPAKPVPSLLRGFSAPVHVRYPYSDQALAHLMAHDSDPFNRWEAGQRMATDLILKGIAELKAGRDLVVPESFVGAMARLLKGDEGYGPRDPAFAAEALSLPDENFIAEQMEVVDPDAIHAVRTRLARILAEHLRDEFSHAYRAHAVPGPYSPDAASAGKRALRNRCLAYLAETQDPQALRLAFVQFETADNMTDAMAALSILTHFDCPEREQALEAFYARWKDEPLVVDKWLRVQATSRLPDTLEKVKRLTEHPAFSIKNPNKVYSLIGAFSTGNHVRFHAADGAGYQFLADQVIILDKLNPQVAARLARAFDRWRKFDGGRQAHARAALERIRDTAGLSKDVAEIVTKALGGSF from the coding sequence ATGCGCGACCCGACGCCTAAAACCGTTTACCTCAAGGACTACACGCCGCCGCCGTTCATAGTGGAGGCAATCGACCTGGACATCGATCTGCGCGACGACCACGCCCGGGTGCGTTCCCGGCTCGCCATCCGGCGCAACCCCAACATGAGGCCTTCGACCGGGCCCCTTGTGCTCGATGGCGACGAGCTGGCACTGGAGTCCGTGAAGTTGAATGGACGCCCGCTCGCCCAGGACGAGTACAGGCTCGACGCGCAGCGGCTCATCATCCCCCAGACGCCGGACGCGCTCGCGCTGGAAACGGTGGTGCGGATCCACCCCCACCAGAACACCCAGCTCATGGGGCTGTACGCGTCCAAGGACGGATTCTTCACCCAATGCGAGCCGGAGGGCTTCCGCCGCATCACTTTCTTTATCGATCGGCCCGACGTGATGGCCCGCTACACCACCACCATTCACGCGGACAAGGCGCGCTATCCATATTTGCTCTCCAACGGCAATCTCATCGCCCAGGGCGATGAGGGAAGCGGGCGCCACTGGGCCCGGTGGGAAGACCCCTTCCCCAAGCCTTCGTACCTCTTCGCCATGGTGGCGGCGAAGCTCGACAGGCTGGAGGACACCTTCATCACGCGTTCAGGCAAGCGCGCCCGGCTCCAGATCTACGTGGAGCCCGGCAAGCTGGACCAGGCGGGCTTCGCCATGCAGGCGCTGAAAAAGGCCATGAAGTGGGACGAAGATGTGTTCGGCCTGGAGCTGGACTTGGACCAGTACATGATCGTCGCCGTAGGCGACTTCAACATGGGAGCCATGGAGAACAAGGGCCTCAACATCTTCAACACCAAGTATGTGCTGGCCCGGCCGGACATCGCCACTGACCTGGACTTCCAGCATATCGACCGGGTGGTGGCCCACGAATACTTCCACAACTGGACCGGCAACCGCGTCACCTGCCGCGACTGGTTTCAGCTCTCGCTGAAAGAAGGCCTCACCGTGTTCCGTGAGCAGGAGTTCGGCGCGGATATGTACTCGCGGCCTGTCCAGCGCATCTGCGAGGTACGCCATTTGCGCGCCACCCAGTTTCCCGAGGACGCGGGGCCCATGGCCCACCCGGTGCGGCCGCAATCCTATATGGAGATCAGCAACTTCTACACCGCCACCGTCTACGAGAAAGGGGCGGAGGTGGTGCGGATGATCCACACCCTCATCGGCAAGGAGAACTTCCGCAAAGGCATGGACCTCTACTTCCGGCGTCACGACGGCCAGGCGGTGACCTGCGACGATTTCGTGCAGGCGATGCAGGATGCGAGCGGCGTGGACCTCACCCAGTTCAAGCGCTGGTACGACCAGGCGGGCACGCCCGTGCTGGACGTGTCGGACCATTACGATCCCACAACCCAGCGCTATACCCTCACCGTGAAGCAATCCTGCCCGCCCACGCCCGGGCAGCCCGAAAAATTGCCGTTCCACATTCCCCTCGCGCTGGGGCTGTTGGACCGGGACGGCCAGGACATTCCACTGTGGCTTGAAGGTGACGACGCTGCGCATCCGCCCGCGGGCGACGGCGCGCCCGGCAGCACGACCCGGGTGCTTTCGGTCACGCAGCCCGAGCAGACATTTACTTTCCTGCGCGTGCCAGCGAAGCCGGTGCCCTCGTTGCTGCGAGGCTTTTCCGCGCCCGTGCACGTGCGCTATCCCTACAGCGATCAGGCGCTCGCGCACCTGATGGCCCACGACTCGGACCCGTTCAACCGTTGGGAAGCGGGCCAGCGCATGGCCACCGACCTGATCTTGAAGGGCATCGCCGAGCTGAAGGCCGGCCGGGACCTCGTCGTGCCGGAATCTTTTGTCGGTGCCATGGCCCGATTGCTGAAGGGGGATGAAGGGTACGGACCCCGCGATCCGGCGTTCGCCGCCGAGGCATTGTCATTGCCTGACGAGAACTTCATCGCTGAGCAGATGGAAGTGGTGGACCCGGACGCGATTCATGCAGTGCGCACCCGCCTGGCCCGAATCCTGGCCGAGCACTTGCGCGACGAGTTCTCGCACGCCTACCGCGCCCACGCGGTGCCAGGCCCGTACAGCCCCGACGCCGCTTCTGCCGGCAAGCGGGCGCTGCGCAACCGGTGCCTCGCCTATCTCGCCGAGACGCAGGACCCGCAAGCGCTGCGCCTCGCGTTTGTCCAGTTCGAAACCGCCGACAACATGACCGACGCCATGGCGGCGCTTTCGATCCTCACCCACTTCGATTGCCCCGAGCGGGAGCAGGCATTGGAAGCGTTTTACGCCCGATGGAAGGACGAACCGTTGGTGGTGGACAAGTGGCTGCGGGTGCAGGCCACCTCACGCCTTCCAGACACGCTGGAAAAAGTCAAGCGGCTCACCGAGCACCCCGCCTTCTCCATCAAGAACCCGAACAAGGTGTACTCGCTCATCGGAGCTTTCAGCACGGGCAACCACGTGCGCTTCCACGCCGCCGATGGCGCGGGGTATCAGTTCCTCGCCGACCAGGTGATCATCCTGGACAAGCTCAATCCCCAAGTGGCGGCGCGCCTCGCCCGGGCATTCGACCGCTGGCGGAAGTTCGACGGGGGCCGCCAGGCCCATGCCCGGGCGGCCCTGGAGCGCATCCGGGATACGGCGGGCCTCTCCAAGGACGTGGCCGAGATCGTCACCAAGGCGCTGGGCGGCTCGTTCTGA